A window of Enoplosus armatus isolate fEnoArm2 chromosome 3, fEnoArm2.hap1, whole genome shotgun sequence contains these coding sequences:
- the LOC139283156 gene encoding caM kinase-like vesicle-associated protein, with protein MPFGCLTIGEKKDYNNPSDVTDKYDLGQIVKSEEFCEIFRAKDKTTMKMYTCKKFLKKDGRKVRKAAKNEILILKMVKHPNILQLVDVFETKKEYFLFLELATGREVFDWILDQGYYSERDTSNVVRQVLEAVAYLHSLRIVHRNLKLENLVYYNRLKHSKIVISDFHLAKLENGLIKDPCGTPEYLAPEVVGRQRYGRPVDCWATGVIMYILLSGNPPFYDETDDDDYENHDKNLFRKILAGDYEFDSPYWDEISDSAKSLVARLMEVDQDQRLTAQEAINHEWISGGAASDKNIKENVCAQIEKNFARAKWKKAVRVTTIMKRLRAPEQSESRATSPAAGDPAADATAPQAATDPSAPSSAATPEGAPAPATELPAGAETSQPAPEAGAGGAASAAEPQQPSPAPQEAEPTSRCNGEASAAVHAATEAGDEQG; from the exons ATGCCATTTGGCTGTTTAACAATCGGGGAAAAGAAGGATTATAATAATCCTTCGGATGTGACAGATAAATATGACCTGGGTCAGATTGTTAAATC GGAGGAGTTCTGTGAGATATTCAGGGCCAAGGACAAAAccacaatgaaaatgtacaCATGTAAAAAGTTCCTGAAAAAGGACGGAAGGAAAGTCCGCAAGGCTGCGAAAAATGAGATCCTCATCTTAAAGAT GGTGAAGCATCCCAATATTCTTCAACTGGTGGACGTCTTCGAGACCAAGAAAGAGTACTTCCTCTTCCTTGAACT TGCAACAGGCAGAGAGGTGTTTGACTGGATCCTGGACCAAGGCTACTACTCAGAGCGAGACACCAGCAACGTGGTGCGCCAGGTGTTGGAGGCTGTCGCCTACCTCCACTCCCTGCGTATCGTTCACAGAAACCTCAAG TTGGAGAACTTGGTTTACTACAACCGCCTGAAGCATTCTAAAATAGTCATCAGCGACTTCCATCTTGCCAAGCTGGAGAACGGACTAATCAAAGACCCCTGTGGGACACCAGAGTACCTGG CTCCAGAGGTGGTTGGCAGACAGCGATATGGCAGGCCTGTGGATTGCTGGGCAACCGGTGTCatcatgtacatact GCTGTCAGGCAACCCTCCTTTCTACGATGAAaccgatgatgatgattatgaaaACCACGACAAGAACCTGTTCCGAAAGATCCTGGCAGGCGATTATGAGTTTGACTCTCCGTACTGGGATGAGATCTCTGATTCAG CTAAGAGTCTGGTTGCTCGTCTGATGGAGGTGGATCAGGACCAGAGACTGACAGCCCAGGAGGCTATAAACCATGAATG GATTTCTGGCGGTGCAGCTTCAGATAAGAACATcaaggaaaatgtgtgtgcacaaataGAGAAGAACTTTGCCCGAGCCAAATGGAAG aAAGCTGTGCGGGTCACCACCATCATGAAGAGGCTGAGAGCACCTGAGCAGAGTGAGTCGAGGGCAACCAGCCCTGCAGCCGGTGACCCGGCAGCTGACGCCACAGCTCCCCAGGCTGCCACCGACCCCTCCGCGCCTTCATCTGCTGCGACACCCGAGGGAGCGCCCGCTCCCGCCACAGAGCTCCCTGCCGGAGCGGAGACGAGCCAACCGGCGCCAGAGGCCGGAGCCGGGGGGGCAGCCTCGGCCGCCGAGCCGCAGCAGCCGAGCCCGGCGCCGCAGGAGGCCGAGCCCACATCGCGTTGCAACGGAGAAGCTTCGGCTGCAGTCCACGCTGCTACCGAGGCCGGGGACGAGCAGGGttag